DNA sequence from the Xenopus tropicalis strain Nigerian chromosome 4, UCB_Xtro_10.0, whole genome shotgun sequence genome:
AAACAAACCTAGAAAGAGACTGTTAGGGCCTCTTAGGGCTCCCCACAGAACTTGACATTCAGGGCCCCGTCACAAAACAATTAGATGCAGAGAGAGGGCTGaatgttataaaataaataaatgaaacaataacGGGCGGCTGGGGCAGGCCTATCCAACTGCGAATTATGATGATGGCTAATGTTACctttttttaacaattatttaaTTCTCCTAATATTAATCAAAGCCTTTTATTGCCATGAAAATTTTGAGTACTGCCTTAGTATGAAATACAACGTTAACAATTAACCAGTAAAGAAAGTCACTGACAGAGAGCCAATTTCTCAATGTCCTTGAAAGTAAATGTGGGTAAAGACGGTCTGATTAAATTTGCACCCAAAAGACATTTCATTGCAGTTTTTACATAATGAAAatggtatttcttttttttttttttttacaatagctGCGTGCTGCACTTAAGCTGCATGCATGTGAAACTGTTTTTAAGCAACTGCACTGGCTATGCCATTATAATCCAACCCTGAATAGCAAGGCAGTGGAACAAAAATGCCAGTAGCCAGatatatctaaaacaaatctatGGTTTACTATGAAAAATAAAGCCTGTTAGTTTACATTAATGTTGATTTGGAAGTCTGTACTGATTTTATATTCACCAAATATTGCTATTATAACCACGTGTAAATAGGTTCAAAACTTTTCAGCTGGATAATATTTCAGAGATTCCACATCCAATTATGACTAATAATTAACCTAATGTATCTAAAGAACATGGATGTCAAATTCAAGGACATTCTTTTTCTACTCATCTGGATGTCACGTCAGAAAATGAACAGTGGCAAatcaatagggatgcaccgaatccagaatttgcTTTGGGATTcaggctttttcagcaggattcggctgaatccattgTCCTGGCTGGACAGAATCCTTAAAATGATGCGTCTTTTCACCAAATAAATGCGGAAATTGGAAGGTTTTTTTCCGCATACTGCAcgcccagtttttttttttaagcttcccTGCCTTagtttgcacatgcaaattagaATTCGGATTCAGTACagcattcagccaaatcccaaaatagtggatttggtgcatccctacaaattaATCAATAATGTGAGCATCTGTTAAGGTGCAGGATTCTTTTAGTCATCAAAGATGACTAGTGTTTTTGGGGGCTGCACATTTAATGACCGTTATTTATTCcagagcaaaaaaataaaacacaaaaaaagtaagTATAAACAATGATATTGGAAACAGAACATTAAACAGCATGGCAGGAAACTGtatgtacatgtacttgatcctggGAGAGGAACCAGCATGTGCGCTGCAGGAACATCTTAACATAAAGAAAAGTGAAACTGTAATGCTACAGTCGCAAAGGGTAGGGTGTTCAGTTATACAGCCAAAAGTCCAATTATCCCTCACTCTTGGCCAACAAGAACTAATCCACTGATGAGCGGTTCTAACAAATTTTCTCTGAAACAAAAGTCTAGTCTCTCTAGGTGAATCATAACATTGGTCACTCTGAGAGTCATCTTTGTGATTCACTCCAGAACTCCTCCACTTTAGTTCATACTGGCCGCATCAGAGTTTGATCTTAAACGCAGTTGGCTGAACAACTGCCGAAGAGCCCGAAGATTTAAACAAGGCTTTGAGGATGGTGTCAGGGTCCACTTCAGCAGGTGGGTTGGATGCACTGGATGAAGATAATGTGTTTGATCTTCGAGTCTCCCCTTCTTTTTTTGTTGCAGATGGTGTGTCGCTGAGTCGCCTAAGGGAAAAATGGCattaagaaaaataatgaaatagaCCGGCGCCATTCATAGAACCCTGAGGATATATTTGTTTCACATTCCTGAAAGCTCACTCTGAATTCTTTTAATAACTCTGTAAATACTCTGTATATTTGCTAGTGAGAGTGCCTTGTAGTAACATTTGTACAGACCCTGGAACAATTCTTAAACTTTAACTGAAGCCACTAGGAACTACATCAAAGTAGAGTCACTAGGAACTACATTAAAGTAGGGTCACTAGGAATTACATCAAAGGGGGTGCCACTGGTAGGCGATCACTGCTGTAGAGCAACCTTTGGGCACATTATTGCAGGCAGATTCGCCTGGAGAtgtggttgttggactttttcagttcagacaccCCTTGAAGGTACAAACCTTTGGTAAGGACTACTTGTAACTTCTGGGGGGctgaacccacccagaaggatttggccgaatcctaattagcatatgctgaggGATcggaggatttttttttcactgcccatttaacccttacCAAATTGTAATTAGCATATAGGATTCAGTTCGGCAAGGACCGCAGATTCCGCCGAAAcggaatccttaaaaaaaagccgtgattcagtgcatccctacttataatGCATACCAAGGTAAAAGGTCTAGAGCAATGTTGGtgttcccataatttggatcactataccttatggAGGGGACAATTATCACCAATACCGTGCATCAGATTAGCATTAAAGGCAAACAAGATTACTGATAAATCACCCTCTCGGTGAAATTATACTTACAGTAAGATAGGTTGGTCTGATGTTATGACACTGCCATTCAGATGAAGATTACACTTCATGGGTTGCCCTAAAATGAAAAGACATTTATTAgctcagggaaaaaaaagaaagctcaGTGCTCTTACCAGAAAAATATTACAGCAGTGTGTCATGAAAAGGTAGCTGGGTGGGGGAAAATGAAAATTAACTATGCTCCTTAAAGCCTTCTTCCAACTACACTCAGCTAATATACCTTTTTACAGAAGCTGGTAGGTTTGTGCACTTCTGAAGCACACTGTCCCGGCAATTCTGTAAAAAGTGTTATTGTCTATTAAGGCAGGCAATATGGGTGCAGGCAGAAATAAATAAGTGTTCAGTCTGTAAATCTTGACCTTTATAATAGTTACCTTATATAGCTGATCAATTTCTAATAGTATTACTTATTAATTTTAAATACTTATAAAACCTAGGGCTGCTACAATCTCTACATTATCTCTGTGTATGTACAATAAAATCAACTAGTAATGAGAGAGTGCCCTGTTTTAGCATATACAAAAAATATCAGTATAAATGTAAAACCATAAATAAGCATTCTTTATTTGGAAATAAGAATCTCCAAGTTCCTATTAAAAATACCGGTTGCTCGATGCAGCTATAGCCCATATACTAATAACCGAAttaatttgttaataaatacataaaagaataaatagtgtatataaaaaaaaagaagtgaagaATAAGATATGCCAACCAAGGGCTCAATTTCACTAGTTTTCACCATATATTAATACCTTAGcaactttaaaaattaaacttaTGAATAAATATCATGTATTAATGCATGAACTGTTACAATAACTTAGCAACCACTCCTTATGAATACATAACACCTGTGTTCACTACATTTTATTAATAACTTAGCAAATTTAgcatttaaatgcataaaaaatatccCTTATTAATGCATTTACTATTACATTTAATTAGCAACCAATATCTACGTATACAAAACAACCGTCCTATAATGTGCACAATATTAACCCATTTCAAATGGCCAATCGGATATAGAGAAACTGGAGTAATAACCAGGTTATTTTCTTGCGTCTGTGGATTATTTCCTCACAATCCATAAGCATATAAAGGTGTGGATTAAGTTATATACCATACAAAAGGTCGCTCTCTCAGGAGCAGGACAGGGCATCTTAACAAATATGGGCTAGGCTGGGAGAACATTGAAGCTAATTAACGCAGGTACGTAATTAAGTGCAGTCACTTTCTCACTAATTAACTCACATCTTATTTAGATATAAGCTTTCAGAACTAACACACAAAATATATCTAATAGGTTATGTTTTCAGTATACATTATTTTAAATTAAGTAATTAAGCTAGCACATTACAAGTCGtaataatatctcgcctggactactgtaactccctataaattggccttcccctccaaagactgtcccctctcctgtccataatgaatactgctgccaggctcatacacctctccaaccgctcctcctctgccatgccactctgccaatccctgcactggcttcccctaccatccaggataaaattcaaactattgaccctcacatttaaagcagtccataactctgccccaccctacatctctgaactcatctctaggtaccatccaacccgcttgttacgctcctctactgacctgctcctcaactcctctctcattccctcctcacacgctcgcattcaagactttgcaagggctgccccccttctctggaattgttcccacaaactgtcagactttctcccaatctctctgccttcaagagatctctaaaaacacatttatttagagaggcttaccctaatctagtttagcaataccctgtgccacacctctcacaactctggtcatgcccattcccacaccttgtgtctcaaccctttctccttgtagattgtaagctctcttgggcagggccctcttcatctcttgtatcggttattaattgctttatatgttactctgtatgtccaatgtatgtaacccacatattgtacagcgctgcggaatatgttggcgctttataaataaatgttaatgtaatgtaatgtaataacaaATATCTGCACTGGCAGCTTCTGTAGCAGAACTTCAATACTCCTTATGCACAAAACCAATTAAACTCCTTTTTACTGTCTGAATTGATCCTAGCTTTTCTCAGACACAGACAGTTAGGATGAATAAGCCTTTCAGCTTTAGCTTTTTCACTTACCATCCAGGTATCTGTTGTTGTACTTTTTATAAGCACCAACTGCGTCGTCCTTCCTCACAAAAACAACTTCTGCCGCACCAGGACTTAGCAGTCTGGCTCGCTTTAAGGCTCCACATACACAGAACaactcctgttaaaaaaaaaaaagtcagacagAATACCACATCATTAGATTAGAAAGCCACTAAAAACAGGGACAGTCCTATTACAGCATAGTTATTAGAAACACTGAGGGAGGAGACTGGATGGTTACAGCAATAGAACACAAAGCATTTGCCATTTTAGTAAATGGAAATCAATGTAAGTTCGGTACAACAGCACAGTCATGGCCCAAAAGTGGCAGATCATTTAAAATAGTTGTCAGTATACAGGGcgtattgaaattttttttttttttttccgcagcTCCGCTCGGTAGTTTCAAGCAGGAAGCAGTTTATTATAGAGTgtatggtgatgttgcccatagcaacaaatatgCCCCTCAGTCACCAGTGCTTTGTTGTCGGTAAGAATGAACAAAACAGCAAGAGCTGTGGCTGGGAGGCATGCAACCCCTAAAATCGTGTACCCTAGGCTCAGGCCTGAGAGGAAAGGTATAGCAGAAAAAGTTTattttgtgaactttttttttttttttttaaatataactccaaatgcaaattgcctcagaacaCCATTACCCACATACCACTAAATGTAAATTATAAGGTCAATTGTCCCTTCAAAAGATTTCTTCTATTATTTTTCCTTGCAATATGCCTTACTCTTCTTTTACAGCAGAATTTTCCTTTCCATGCACATATAAAACAACAAGTGTGTTTTTGCCAGCTGCCTGGTTCACTTTGTAATCTTAATGTTTCTGTATATGACACTTACCACAATATCTTCTTCTGTGACACGAGGGTGCAAATTGTTAACTGTCATTTTAGTACCTTCTAGAGGGCTGAAGACCggcttaaaaataaaagaaatcaaTCAGTTATAAATTACAAAGAAATACAGTTTAATAcaagggtccccaacttttttctacctgtgagccatgtgtaaatgtaataagagttggggagcaacacaagcataaaaacatttctggggtgataaataagggctgtgaatgGCTATTTGAAGGCCCTAaaaggactggcagcctacaggaggctctgtttggcattgcaaaattaaaaaatgggcacctgctttgaggccacttggagcaacatccaaggagttgctgagcaacatgttgctcatgagccactggttggggatcactggtttaatgTATCACAATTAAGTAAACAATTTGCCAGCTTTTGAAAACCAGAGTGATGGCTCCCCTCAGCATTGGAGTCCTAGGTCTGACTCCAGCCATAGAAATGCCCACAAGGAATCTGCTTTGCCTATGCTTGGGTGGGTTTCACCCCCACACACTCAAAAAAGAAAGTAACCCGCTCCTGACAAaaaatgtgtgagtgtgtgtgaatgtgtcacataaaccttagattgtaatttCCACTTTTTACAATGATGTATAAGCTCTGTAAAGGACTGTGGAATGTAAGCCATGTACTTATAATAATTTTAACGCTAACAATCTAACAGTGTGGGAGTCTCATGCCTGAAATTCTCACAGGGTGTAATGTAACCTtctccaaacatttttttcttttgataatcAATTAAGATGCATCACCAAACTTaagggctgtgggatagaggGAGTGctctaattaatgttttatgacaTGCGGGCCCAACGGCTCCACAGAAATCTTTTTATTCAAAATCAAATGACCGAACCATAAATAAGTCAaagatggacagcactgataAAGGATTCTGAACCAGTTTCATGCCATATCAAAACTACATTATAACAGGATATAAAGAGTAAAGGGCTAGCTATAACAATAGCTACGACAAAGAAAGCACTCTTTGCCTCTAAGACAACTCTTTATTTTCAAATGCTAGAACAATGGAAAGAAAAGGCACAGCATATTTAAGATACAATACTTTTAGATTTAATATGGAATAAATATTTTGCACTAACATCCTATCAGTCTGCAACACAAATTTAAACTAATCCTGCTTCTTTATAATATGCACAGTGAGTCACCTCTTTAGATGCCACCTGTAGTGGAGTGTTATCTTCCTTAGTTACAAGTGTCCGTGACATGTTGGTCAAAGTCTTTGTGCGAAGTAAGGGGGCTGCAGTTGAAGCAGCCTGTGTGACAGCAGGTGCAGTGTAGGTGTCATTCTGGACAACCTTTGTGAAAGGTAGAGCCTTATTGAAGAGAAAAAACAAAGTTGGGATCAAAAGAAACAATTGTTTTCAGTGAAAAATACTTAACTCAAAATGAATACATTAATATAGCGAATTAAGAGGCATTCCCTACCCACCAAAGAACCATTCAAATATTACCTATTTATAAATGTCAAACATCTTGGCACATTTTATACTAACTAAATTCCTGTTAATGACCCCCAGTGAGCAGACATGCGCCAGAAAGTTACAGTCAAAACCTGCGGCTGCTGTATCTGCCTAATAACAATGATATAGTCTGGAACAGACCAGGACTGAACATTCAGCAATAAATGTGACCAAACAGTGAATACCCTTCCCTCTGCCTTTTATTTAATGTGTGACAAATGAAGCACAGAGATGTCTTGAGGTAGAGGCCACCAGTGGATTACACACGTGTGATCTATGATATTGGTAACTGCAAATATATTAATAGTGTACATACTTATATGCAATCCCTGTAAGCAGTAGACTATATACCAAAAAATGCCAGAAACATTACTTACCCGTTTCTGCAatgtgtttgtggctgtaattttCATCTGCTTAGCTGGGATAGAGGAGAGCTCCAACTCGTCATCTTCTTCATCTTCCTCCTCAAGCCGTGATGGAAGCTGGCGGGATAGAGATATGTGTTCCTGCAACAAAATTGAAGGTGTTATCCACTAAGCAATGTGTTGCCAAACAATATTTAATATTCTGACTGCCAGCAGCTAAAGGTGCTGCTCATTGCCAGGCATTTTTTCACAAAATCTATGTTTCTAACACTGTGTGGCTTTTTTTGTCAAAGGTTGCTGGCAGTTACAGGAGATGTAAAGGGTACTTCATTGGGGGTGTTAGGAGCCCTAAGTGCAATAGAGGGttaactctactgtgcatgcctgaagATGAATCTTCACGTGACGCCTGGGTCTTTGGCAAAAGCGTAAGTAAAATGCTGGTGTAGTGCTTAGATGGGCCAGTCATCTTTATCTTATGCATGAGAGAAACATTCTAAAGATAACCAATTAAATACACCATTTCTCAGTAATCTGTCTCTTCATCCAGGAAGTCAGATTTTGACTGACAAATCAAATGCATCAATACCCTGTGCTCCCTTTGTCTAAACAATGTATAAAAGATAATAGTCTTCTGAAATAACTAACTGTAGAGTATTATTGCTGAGAGGGTAAGAATTAAAAGTAGAACTGAATGTTTGTAAAGAGGGTATAATAGTTTATGTGCAAAATGGATTACCTGTTTTGTTGGCTTGTTATTTACTACATTTATTCGCATTCCTTTCATAGACTGTGCTAGGTTTGAGTTACTGCCCCTTTGCTGTGGAATCtgtcaaaaaacacaaaacacatgAAACCAAACTTAACAAATACTGAATCAGTAAGTTCTATTCTTTGCAAGTGACAATAAATGCTCCTCATTAATAATCTGAAACTGTTTTTGCCCTACTGATAACAAACCAGGCTTGGCACACTGATGGAAGACTTTATTAAGTATAGAAAATACCATACTCATTTATGGCCATCAAAAATCTGTGGCAGGTATCCTGCCATATTAGAAAAAAATCATACACTATTCTTAGTTTATCTGGAAACATATTACATAGTATACACACCAAAAAATATTCCACATGACACTTGCCTGTATGGTCTTTGTAAGGTTTATGGTTGAAGATCCAGATGTCAATGTTGGACTGACAGCCACTGAAGGGGCACTCCTCTTTAGACTGAGCTTCTCACGAGCATCCATCACTTTGGCTGGGTTTTCTCCCACAGAGCCGTGCTGTTTCCTTGAATTCAGCATCTCCCGTGCATCCTGCACTTTGCCTGTGATGCGGAATCGAGCATCTTTGGCTACCAGCTTCTCCCGTGCATCCTTCACACCCAACTTCATTCGGGCATCTGTCACCCCAATCTTCTGACGGGCATCAAAAGTCCTTTGGAAGCTGGTAGCAACTGGACGACTGGAGACAGGAAGCTGTAACCGGGACCTCATATTATTTCCTGTACCTGCACGACTGTTAATTCTAAATGCAAATGAAATGTCAAGTGTAAGCTTATTAAATATCAGCAGCTACATTGTTAAACATGTGAAAAGTTATGTAAGTATGCATGGGAAGgggattatattatatatataatccccTTCCCATGCATACTTACATAACTTTTCATATATTCCGCACTCCTTCCAGCAATCCTAACACTGAAATCTCTTCCAGGTTCTGCACATGGTTGTTAACATCTTGTTTAGTAACACCGACATTTCGGTTCTGGTCTGGAACCTTATTCTAGATAACAAACAATATACATAAAGTTTCACTATTATCAtccccccaggtcccaagtctACCAAGCAGCTAGCTGCCAGGCAACCCGGGAATTATGAGGGTAGGGGCCAAGCACACACGTTTGATATCatcatacaaaatataaatatcataaaattaatcaattcttgTCCTGTATTTATCTTACATCAAGGAATCAGTTAAAATAGCAGTACTCAATAAGGCCCCTGGGTTACAAGGTATCCAGTTTTGTTAATCCAAAAGGTTTCCCACTGCAAGAAGTCTGGACCTGTCACCACCCCGCTTTGGCACTGGCACATGATCAATAGCTATATATTTGAAGGTTGGCAATCTATGACTCCAAAAAATGTTTGGCTACCAGTTTTGAGATTTATTATCACGATATGCTGTGTTAATAGCTGATCTATTTGCATCCATACGTAATTGTAACATGAGATCTGTCTTGCCCACATAGGGCAATCCACATGGGCAAGTGATCAAATATATCACATGCGTGGTAATGCAAGCGATATGATGCCTGATCTTACACCGTTGCCCCGTATGGGGGCGGGCAAAGCTGGTACCCGGTGTCATATAGCGACAGGAAGGGCATCTAAAATAACCTCCTTTATTGGTCAGTAACCATGTTGTGGATCCCTTATCTCGTGTGTAACACCCTACCGGATCTCTTACCACTAACAAATCCCTCAAGCTCTTACCTCCCATTATAGGGGGGTTGGGGATTATCTCCGGTAACCTTTCGCGCTTTATCTAAAGCTATTTCCAAGATTCTTTCTCCATACCCACGCTGCAGAAATCTAGTTCTCATGTCAATCAACTACTCTTCGCAAGGCAAAGATAGATGAACCTCTGAAGCTAGCATTAAATAATATGTGGATCACCTACGTTTTATCTGAATATTTGACACAGGAACATCTGAGATGTCCGGTACTTTATACATTACCCAAAGTATGCAAGAGTTTGGTTGCACCAACTGGGAGGTAGAAAGTATCAGCCAGGGATAGTATGTTACATCCTTTGGGTATATATTTGGATCAAATCCTTAAGCCGGTGCTTCAACCTTTTCATATTTGTGTGATACTCCACACTTTTTAGAATGCATATGGGGCCTAGTCCAGAAACGTTACATGTATTTTTGTAGGCTGTATATAAACATGCATCGAGTGCTTAGTTATTGgagcgacaattcaaaaaaagttgcagtttctgtgactttttcctgtgcagactttttcagtttggatgtttaagaaaatgtaatggaaataagtttagttgaatttttaaaaataaaaaaaattagaaatgttgaAGTTTTAGTAAACCTGCCCCTTACTGTTTAGCTAAACTGAATCCAAACACTAAGGGGGATTAAGGAGATCAATGTTCTAGTTTgatttgcactaaaaaaaaacaaacaaaaaaaaaaaaacttacattcaAATCATCTTTCAAAACCTTAAATGTCTggtatgtattaaaggaaaagtaacactaacattttttaagtaaaaaatctattctaccctgccccaataattgccctatcctgcacaccatttattattttgaatgctttattagaaaatacctgctaaaacttcaTTTTGAACgatcatttgaaatagggcgatacggcgatgcagaatccactatgcaacgatcgacttctcctcctagccttccttctgtataggaaggagtcgggctaggatcgatcaattgatcaaaaatgaccggaagccaagttttagcaagtattttctaataaagcattcaaaataataaatggtttacaggaaagggcaattattggagcagggtagaatagcttgcGAGTTTTTTTactcaaacaagttttccttattaataaataagtgagcattcgatatgaGATTTGATTTAGTAAAACAaacgaattcacaaactcgaaaattgataaataagcctgtaAGTATTCCTCTGAATACGAATTCTGCAAAAAGTGCTGAGACTGGACCACATACCAAACAAAAACCTGTACatgtataagacccattatccagaaagttctgaattataggaaggtcatttcccatagactccattttaaacaaataattcttatttttagaaatgattttctttttctcagtaataaaacagtaccttgtacttgatccaaactaagatataataatcatCAGTGGATGGAAAATAAGCCTACAGGGTGTCTTAAAAGTTTGAATACGTTTTTAGTAGgattaagatatggagatccaaattatggaaagatcccctatcccaggtcttgagcattctggataacagatcccatacctgtattggtaaaagtggtagatatcagaatagcactcaatagtaaaaatcca
Encoded proteins:
- the poldip3 gene encoding polymerase delta-interacting protein 3 isoform X1 — encoded protein: MADVSLDELIRKRGSGSGMYSRINSRAGTGNNMRSRLQLPVSSRPVATSFQRTFDARQKIGVTDARMKLGVKDAREKLVAKDARFRITGKVQDAREMLNSRKQHGSVGENPAKVMDAREKLSLKRSAPSVAVSPTLTSGSSTINLTKTIQIPQQRGSNSNLAQSMKGMRINVVNNKPTKQEHISLSRQLPSRLEEEDEEDDELELSSIPAKQMKITATNTLQKRALPFTKVVQNDTYTAPAVTQAASTAAPLLRTKTLTNMSRTLVTKEDNTPLQVASKEPVFSPLEGTKMTVNNLHPRVTEEDIVELFCVCGALKRARLLSPGAAEVVFVRKDDAVGAYKKYNNRYLDGQPMKCNLHLNGSVITSDQPILLRLSDTPSATKKEGETRRSNTLSSSSASNPPAEVDPDTILKALFKSSGSSAVVQPTAFKIKL
- the poldip3 gene encoding polymerase delta-interacting protein 3 (The RefSeq protein has 1 substitution compared to this genomic sequence) — its product is MKLGVKDAREKLVAKDARFRITGKVQDAREMLNSRKQHGSGGENPAKVMDAREKLSLKRSAPSVAVSPTLTSGSSTINLTKTIQIPQQRGSNSNLAQSMKGMRINVVNNKPTKQEHISLSRQLPSRLEEEDEEDDELELSSIPAKQMKITATNTLQKRALPFTKVVQNDTYTAPAVTQAASTAAPLLRTKTLTNMSRTLVTKEDNTPLQVASKEPVFSPLEGTKMTVNNLHPRVTEEDIVELFCVCGALKRARLLSPGAAEVVFVRKDDAVGAYKKYNNRYLDGQPMKCNLHLNGSVITSDQPILLRLSDTPSATKKEGETRRSNTLSSSSASNPPAEVDPDTILKALFKSSGSSAVVQPTAFKIKL